CCAGCGCGAAGAGCCGAACCGCCGCCGTGTACTCCTGGTCGGCCCACCGGTCGAACGGCTCCATGTGGGCGGCTACGTCGGCCCCGGTAATAGCTCCTGCAGGGTGACGGCGGCCGGCCGCGCCCGACAACGACGGCTCCGTCCGCGACGAGCAGTTCACAGGGGAACGTACCGACGGCGGCGGTAGAGGTAGTACGCGATGGCGGGAACCGACACCGCGTAGAGGAACGGAAGGTCCGCCCCGGCGGCGACGTAAACGACCCCGACGCCGCCCGCCAGAAACCGACTCGGCGCGTCCCGCTCGTGTCGGGCGATCGCCCGGGCGTCGAGGTACAGCGACGCGGCGACGGCCGCCGACAGAACGACCGCGGACCACGAACCGAGTACGATCAGCGCGAAGGCGACGATGCCGACGAGGACGCCCCCCTCCGATCCCGTGGTCGAGGTGAAATCGACCGAGGCGAACGTCGTCAGGCCGGCGCTGGCGACGAGTTGCAAAAGCGGCGGGAGAGGAAAGAGGGCGACGCCGTACCGCCAGCGGGGATCGGACGATTCTGGCACGGCCCGACGTTCACAACCGGTAGTGATAAGCGTTCGTTACCACGTCGCCGGCTGGCGTGTCCCGCCGACACGAGACGACGTTTCGGGCGGCCGGTCTTCCGAGCGACGGCCACGCCCTCCCGACGCGTACTTACGTACTGTCGTATCGCATTCGGAAACTACTTCGTCTCGAACGATATATGATCTGTCGTATGCCGTTGAAATTACCGCCGGGGAAAGTGATTGATCCGGAACAGCGGGTCGGAATTACGCCGGACGGGGACCGCTTTCACGCCATGCGAACGGCCGACGTCTCGTACTGTGGCATCCCGCACGAGGCGGATCGGGGGAGTCGCCGCGGCCGCGAGCGGGTGATCCACGACGTGGTCCCCCTGATCCGCCTGTTCGGGAGCCACCGGTGGGACTGCGAGCGCTGTCGGGAACGGGACGGCTTTCGGATCGTCGACGCGGACGCGGTCGACTACGATCGGATCTTCGACGAGTACGACCTCTGACCGGGGAGCGACTCGTCCCGCCGGTCGTCACGGCCCGCCGGAGCGCGTAGGCGAGACAGACGAGGCCGGTGAACTGGATCGCGTGGGCCGCGGTCCAGAAGCGTCCTGCTGGGGGAGCGAGAGCACGTCGCCGGGGGACTCCCCCGGCGGTCCGTATCTTCTCACGTCCGACGCGACGGACCCGCGTACGAAGCATCGTGAATACGGTCTGGGGAGCCGACAGGTCGACGAAACAGGTATCTCCCGTCGTCAGTCCACGACGACGTCCGCGCCCTTCTCGACCGCCCGCGCCTGCCGCTCCACCGCTTCGAGGTCCACCGCGACCTCTTCGTCGATCTCGCCGACGATCTCGGCGATGTCGTCGAGGCCGATCAGTTCGCGGGTCTCGGCGTCGAACGACCGGCTCTCCAGACGCGCACCGTCCTCCTTGACGTCGCTGCCGGTGAGGTGCTTGCCGTAGCGGCCGACCAGCGACGACAGTTCCTGCGGGAGGACGAACGTCGTCGACTCGCTCCGGCCGATCTCCGCGAGCGCGTCCAGTCCCCTGTCGATGACCGCGCGCTCGCCCATCGACTCGGCCGACCGCGCCCGGAGGACCGTCGAGATGGCGTCACCCTGCGCTTCGAGGATCTGGCTCTGCTTCTCGCCTTGCGCGCGGATGATGTTCGACTGCTTGTCACCCTGGGCCTTCTCGACGGCGCTGCGGCGTTCGCCCTGCGCTTCGAGGATCATCGCGCGGCGCCGGCGTTCGGCGGAGGTCTGTTGCTCCATCGCCCCCTTGACGTCCCGCGAGGGCGTGACCTCGCGGACCTCGACGGCCTCGATGCGAATCCCCCACTCGTCGGTGGGTTCGTCGAGTTCCTCGCGGATGCGCACGTTGATCCGGTCGCGCCTGCTGAGCGTGTCGTCGAGTTCCATGTCGCCGAGCACCGCCCGCAGCGTCGTCTGCGCGAGGTTCGAGACCGCGCGCCGGTAGTCGTCGACTTCGAGGAACGCCCGTTTGGCGTCCATGATCCGGATGTAGACGACGGCGTCGGCCGTGACCGGCGAGTTGTCGCGCGTGATCGCCTCCTGGCTCGGGACGTCGAGCGTCTGCGTCCGGACGTCGAACCGGTGGACCCGGGAGACGAACGGCGGCACGACGTTCAGCCCGGGCTGGAGGAGCGTGCGGTACTCGCCGAAGACGGTGAGCGCGCCCCGGTCGTAGGCGTCGACGAACGTCACCGACTGCCAGAGGACGACGACGGCGACGACGAGCACGAGCGCCCCGACCGCGAGGGTCGCGTCGGCGA
The Salinilacihabitans rarus DNA segment above includes these coding regions:
- a CDS encoding SPFH domain-containing protein — its product is MSEIFTQPLQVADATLAVGALVLVVAVVVLWQSVTFVDAYDRGALTVFGEYRTLLQPGLNVVPPFVSRVHRFDVRTQTLDVPSQEAITRDNSPVTADAVVYIRIMDAKRAFLEVDDYRRAVSNLAQTTLRAVLGDMELDDTLSRRDRINVRIREELDEPTDEWGIRIEAVEVREVTPSRDVKGAMEQQTSAERRRRAMILEAQGERRSAVEKAQGDKQSNIIRAQGEKQSQILEAQGDAISTVLRARSAESMGERAVIDRGLDALAEIGRSESTTFVLPQELSSLVGRYGKHLTGSDVKEDGARLESRSFDAETRELIGLDDIAEIVGEIDEEVAVDLEAVERQARAVEKGADVVVD